In a single window of the Candidatus Caldatribacterium sp. genome:
- a CDS encoding ABC transporter substrate-binding protein, which produces MKKLGLLSVVLCVVLLLGSGAFAQEKVTIRWLFETDFGGGWKVLMERFEALHPDIDVEMQEGPSATNVREDMYTTSFMAGESTYDMAYADLIWIPKFAAAGWIIPLGDRLRPDEIAQFLPGDIAGGMYQGKLYRIPSQSDAGMLYYRKDLLEQAGFEPPITWDELVEQAQKLQNPPDLWGFVWQGNQYEGLICDYLELLWGAGGELLDAEGKVVLDEGTAAVEALQFMYDVIHTYKISPPGVTTYQEEESRHVFHNGQAVFHRNWPYVWTLAQKEDSPIRGKVGITPMVHKKGFRSAATQGGWGWTISKFSKNPEAAWEWIKFATSYHAAGARGLLDAGGQGPVRGLGGGGRHH; this is translated from the coding sequence GTGAAGAAACTCGGGCTTTTGAGTGTGGTGCTGTGTGTCGTGCTCCTTCTTGGAAGCGGAGCCTTTGCCCAGGAAAAAGTCACCATCCGGTGGCTCTTTGAGACCGACTTTGGTGGCGGATGGAAGGTGCTCATGGAACGCTTCGAAGCACTCCATCCCGACATCGACGTTGAAATGCAGGAAGGTCCCTCGGCAACCAATGTCCGCGAGGATATGTACACAACATCATTTATGGCCGGAGAATCAACCTACGATATGGCCTACGCCGACCTCATCTGGATTCCGAAATTTGCCGCTGCAGGATGGATTATCCCTCTTGGAGATCGACTGCGACCTGATGAAATTGCCCAGTTTTTGCCTGGTGATATCGCCGGAGGCATGTACCAGGGGAAACTCTACCGCATCCCCAGCCAGTCTGATGCAGGCATGCTCTACTACCGAAAGGACCTCCTGGAACAGGCAGGCTTTGAGCCCCCCATTACCTGGGATGAACTCGTAGAGCAGGCGCAGAAACTCCAGAATCCTCCGGATCTCTGGGGATTTGTCTGGCAGGGGAACCAGTACGAAGGGCTCATCTGCGACTACCTTGAGCTCCTCTGGGGCGCAGGGGGAGAACTCCTTGATGCCGAAGGAAAGGTTGTCCTTGATGAGGGAACCGCTGCCGTGGAGGCCCTGCAGTTCATGTACGACGTCATCCACACCTACAAGATTTCGCCTCCGGGAGTCACCACCTATCAGGAGGAGGAATCCCGCCACGTCTTCCACAACGGGCAGGCTGTTTTCCACCGCAACTGGCCATATGTCTGGACTCTGGCCCAGAAGGAAGACTCGCCCATTCGGGGAAAGGTCGGCATTACTCCTATGGTCCATAAAAAGGGCTTCCGGAGTGCCGCAACCCAGGGTGGTTGGGGCTGGACCATTTCGAAGTTCAGCAAGAACCCCGAAGCTGCCTGGGAGTGGATTAAGTTCGCCACGAGTTATCATGCCGCAGGAGCTCGAGGGCTGCTGGACGCTGGAGGACAGGGGCCAGTGCGTGGTCTGGGCGGTGGGGGGAGACACCATA